The genomic region GCAGTGCCCCCGCGCCCGCCCGGGCGGGAGGCGGCGGGGGCTGCTGTGGTGGGGGCGGCTGCGGCTAAACGGTCTGGCGCTTGCGCGAGAGCGTCAGGCCGTCCGAGATCGCCAGCATCACGGACTCCATGCGGGAGTCGGCCGCGACGTGCTCGTTGAAGGCGCGGACACCGGCCGCCGAGCCGGTGGCCGACTCGTCGAGGACCGTGCCGTGGAACAGGGTGTTGTCCGTGACGATCAGGCCGCCCGGACGCAGCCTCGGCACGAGCTCCTCCCAGTACGCGATCTGGCTCTCCTTGTCCGCATCCACGTAGGCCATGTCGATGTGCGGCTCGGCGGGCATCGCTCGGAGCGTGTCCAGCGCCGGCGCGATGCGCAGCTCGATGCGGTCCGCGACGCCCGCCGCCGCCCAGGCCTCCCTGCCGTACGCCGTCCACTCCTCGGAGACGTCGCAGGCGATGAGACGGCCGTCCGCGGGCAGTGCCCGGGCCATCGACAGGGCCGAGAAGCCGGTGAAGGTGCCCACCTCCACGATGTGGCGGGCGCCCGTCAGCCGGACCAGGAAGGCCAGCAGCGGCCCCTGCTCCTGCGCCGACTGCATTCCGGCGACGTCCGGGAACTTGGCGTACGTCGTCTCCACCAGCCCCCGCTGGACCTCGTCCAGCGGGGGGTTGTGGTCGAGCATGTACCGGTAGAGATCGTCAGTGATCTTGGTGCTGTTGCCCTTGGTCATACGGCCAGTGTCGCAACCGCCCTGCCGAATGCGCGGACGATTTCCTCACCTGCCAGCACTCCGGCCGCGGACAGGGCCGTCACCGTCGGCGCCGTCCAGGCGGCGTCCGCCAGCTCGCCGTGGCCCGGGCGCCAGGCCGCGTCCGCCGCCAGCAGCAGGTCGGCGTCCAGGAGCGAGTCGCCGGCGGCGAGGGTGGCCGTGGCGCCGGTCCGGCGGGCCACCTCGTGCATCGCCGCGCTCTTGGTCAGCGGACGCGGCACGGCGTAGATCTTGCGGCCCTGGAGCGAGACCGTCCAGCCGCGCTCCTGCGACCACTCGGTCAGCGACTTGAGCCACTCGTCGGGCACCAGGGCACGCTCGACGACCAGGTACGCGAACAGGTCCTCCGCCACCCGTGCCTTGCGCAGCCACGCCGGGTCCGCCGTCGCCAGCAGATGGGCGTGCACCTCCTCCAGCGGCGCGCACTCCCGCGCCAGGCGCGCCGCGACCTGCCGCCGCCAGTCCCGGTCCGGGACCCCGTCGACCAGCAGCTGGCCGCCGTTCGCGCAGATCGCGTACGGGGCCGGGCGGCCGGGGAAGCGGATCCGCTGGTACTGCTTGCGGGTCCGCGTCGTCGTCGGGACGAAGACGACCGACGGGTCCGCCGTCAGCTCCGCCAGCAGTCCCGCCGCCGTCTCCGTCATGTAGGACAGCGGCTTGCTCTCGTGGACCTCGACGCACAGCAGCCGCGGGGCCTCCGGGTCGGGCATGGTCAGGCCGAGGGCCGCCGCCGAGTAGATGAGCGTACGGTCGAGATCACTGGCTACCAGGACAGTCACTTCGAGGCCACAGCCTTTCCGTCGGCGCCGGTGGCGCCGCGCGTGAATCGGGGGTGGATGAGTCCGACGCACGTGTAGGGCAGCCCGTCGACCTCCTCCACGGGGACACCGCGCTGCTCGGCGAGCAGCCGTACGTGGTCCAGGTCGGCGCCCGCGCCGCGCTGCGCGAGGATCTTCCACGGCACCCGGCGCAACAGCACCCGGGTGGTCTCGCCGACTCCGGGCTTGACCAGGTTCACGTCGTGGATGCCGTACTCCTCGCTGATCCGCTCCACCGCCTCCCAGCCCTCCCAGGCCGGCGTGCGGTCGGCCGCGAGCAGCTCCTTGACCTCGGCGGCGACGGCGTCGGCCACCTCGCCGAAGCGGGCGGCGACGGTGTCGACGAAGTCGACGGAGACGTCGGCTCCGGCGAGCTCGCGGTAGAACTTGGCACCGTGGAAGTCGGCGGGCCCGACCAGGTCGGACCTCAGCACCGTACGCGAGACGAGACCGGAGACGGTGGAGTTGAGGCAGGCGGACGGGATCAGGAAGTCCTCGCGGGTGCCGTACGTCCGCACGCACGAGCCGGGGTCGGCGAGGACCACGATCTCCGGGTTGAAGCCGGGGCCCCCTTCTTCCTGCTGATGGGCCGTGAGGGCGGCGGCCAGCTCGCGCGTGATGGCGCCCTTGCCGGTCCAGCCGTCGACGAAGACGACGTCGGCCGGGTCGTGGTGGGCGGCCAGCCAGCGCAGGGCGTTGGCGTCGATGCCGCGGCCGCGCACGATGGAGACGGCGTAGTGCGGGAGGTCCAGGCCGTGCCGGAGCTGGGCCCAGCGGCGCATGAGGACGCCGACGGGCGTTCCGGCGCGGGCCAGGGAGACCAGGACCGGGGACGGGGTGCGCTCGGCGAGGACGGTCTCGGTGACGGTGCCGACCGCTCGGGCGATGCGGGCCGCCGAGGCGGTCAGGGCGCTCTGGTAGAGGTTCTGGTACTGCGGGGAGGGCTGGTACTCGACGGGCAGCGATTCCGCGTAGTGGGCGCCGCCCGCCTGTATCGCCTCCTCGCGCTCCTCGGTCGGGGCCTCCAGCTCGGCGCCGGAGAGGTCCTGGAGCAGCCAGCCGACGTCCTCGGCGGCGTAGGAGGAGAAGGCGGGCCCGCGCAACGGCTCGCGCAACGGCCCGCGCGTAATCGTCTCGTGCGTGATCGGCTCGTCCGTGATCGGCTCGGTCATGATCGGCTCTTGCTCCTGCCGGTCGGGTACGTAGGAAGGTACGGCGGCCAGCAGGACGCGGCCGGTGTGCGGAGCCAGGCTCGCGAGCAGTCCCGACCGCAGCTCGGGGGTGTCCCCTGCAGAGTCGACGACGGCGACGACGGCGTCGAAACCGGCACCCGCGACGTTGTACGCGTACCGGTCTCCGGGGCCGTCGGCCGGGGCGTCGTGCGCGGGGAAGACCAGCCGGGTGCGGATGGCGTAGCCCGGGTCGTCCACGGCGAGGACGGGCGAGCGGGTGGTGGTGGAGAAGCGGACCTCGCGGGCCGCGCCCGCCTCCTCCAGGGCCTTGGCGAGGCGCAGCGGCGCGTACATCAGCTCCTCGTTGCCGAGTACGAGGACACGGCCGGGCCGCTCGCCGAGCGCGGCCGTGAGCCGGTCGGTCAGGGCCGGCAGGGCCGCGTCCAGCGCTTCGCGGTGCGCGGACGTGAAACCGTGGCGGCCGCCGTCCGGGACCCGGGCGGGCCAGCCGAGGTCGACGCGCTCGTGGTCCGGGCGCGGGCCGTCCGCCGGGGCCGGTGCCTGCGGGCGGGGCGCGATGCCGTCGGCGGCCGCCTCGTGCTCCTCGACCAGGGCCTGGCCCTCGGCCAGGACGCCGGGCGGGAGGGACACCGTGCCCGAGGCCAGGGCGACGAGGTCCACGCGGGCGCCCAGTTCGGCGGCGAAGGCGGTGAGCCGGTCGCGGTCGGCCGCGGAGCGCATGTCGACGAGGGCGACGACCACGTAGTGCGAGCGCGGGTGGCGGGTGTGGAGGTCGCGGATGGTGTTCAGCACGGTGTTGCCGGTGGAGAACTCGTCGTCGACGAGGACCAGCGGGCCGCTGCCGGCCAGCAGCGCGGGGTCCTCGGGGAGCAGCAGGTGTGAGGTGGCGTGCGAGTGGGCCTCCTCGAAGCCTCCCGCGGGCTCCACTCCGGGCACGGGCCGACGGGTGGAGTGCAGGTAGGGGGCCGGGCCCAGGCCGTCCGCCACGCAGTGGCCGAGGCCGGTGGCGGTCTCGGCGTAGCCGAGGACCACCGCCGAGGCGGCCCCGTCCGCGCCGAGCAGGGCCCGGACCCGCTCGCCGAGCCCGTATCCGGCGGCGTAGACGGCCGCCGGGGACTGCGGGACGTGCTTGCCCAGGACCTGCGAGACCAGCAGGTGCGCCCGCTTGGGGTTGCGCCGCAGCGCCAGCCCGAGGAGTTCCGTCAGCCGCGGTCCCCCGGCTCCCCCCTCGGCGTCCCGCAGTCGCACCCCGAGCCGGTCCGCGACCCATGTTCCCGACCACACCGTGTCGATCGTCTTGCCTTCCCTCGTCGTCACCGGCCCGCTCACACCTGGAGCCCGGCCGTGAGCAGGTCGACGAAGCCGACCTCCTCCTTCGCCACACCGAAGGCCTCGGCGCGCTGCATGGTGCGCTCGGCCCAGGCCCGGTGGGGCTTCACCTCGTTCATTTTGTTCGTGTAGACGGAACGCATTACTCCGCCGCCGCCGCGCTCGGGGCGCAGGATGTCCTGGGCGTCGCTGAACTCCTCGTGGGAGACCACCGACAGCGCGTGGACGGGCGTGACGTGGGCGGGGTGGATGCACGTCTTGCCGAGCAGTCCGTTGGCCCGGTCGAGCTCGATCTCGCGCAGCAGCCCGTCCAGGTCGTGTTCGATCAGGGCGGTGCGCAGTTCCTCCACGCCTTCCGCCAGGAAGGGGCTGCGGCGCAGCTGGGGCTTGAAGAGGCGCTGCTGGCTGCGGAAGTACTCCCACACCGGGCCGGTGACGGTGAAGCCGGTGCCGTCGGCGCGGCTGAGGACGTTGACGACGTCCGCGATCACGCCGGCCACGATCTGGACGTCGTAGGCGGTCATGTCGGGGGTGCGGCGCAGGCCGTAGGCGGAGCAGAAGTCGGTGACGCCGAGCCGCAGGGCCAGGACCCGGTCGCGGTGGTCGTTGACGGTGCGGGAGATGCCGGCGAGGGTCTCGACGCGGGTTTCGAGGTGGAGGAGGTCCGGGGTCTCCAGGACGGGCATCGCGTACAGCCGGCCCTG from Streptomyces sp. NBC_00190 harbors:
- a CDS encoding HpcH/HpaI aldolase/citrate lyase family protein gives rise to the protein MRHFGHISPTVRKDLFHQEPAEFTGASPARVLAAALGATLYSPATRPQLARDIRKQAGRGVVSMVLCLEDSISDGEVAAAEENLVRQFAELDADTAELPLLFIRVRTPEQIPDLVRRLGGSARRLAGFVLPKFNESSGTPFLDAVAQAEAAYGQGRLYAMPVLETPDLLHLETRVETLAGISRTVNDHRDRVLALRLGVTDFCSAYGLRRTPDMTAYDVQIVAGVIADVVNVLSRADGTGFTVTGPVWEYFRSQQRLFKPQLRRSPFLAEGVEELRTALIEHDLDGLLREIELDRANGLLGKTCIHPAHVTPVHALSVVSHEEFSDAQDILRPERGGGGVMRSVYTNKMNEVKPHRAWAERTMQRAEAFGVAKEEVGFVDLLTAGLQV
- a CDS encoding HAD family hydrolase, which produces MTVLVASDLDRTLIYSAAALGLTMPDPEAPRLLCVEVHESKPLSYMTETAAGLLAELTADPSVVFVPTTTRTRKQYQRIRFPGRPAPYAICANGGQLLVDGVPDRDWRRQVAARLARECAPLEEVHAHLLATADPAWLRKARVAEDLFAYLVVERALVPDEWLKSLTEWSQERGWTVSLQGRKIYAVPRPLTKSAAMHEVARRTGATATLAAGDSLLDADLLLAADAAWRPGHGELADAAWTAPTVTALSAAGVLAGEEIVRAFGRAVATLAV
- a CDS encoding phosphoribosyltransferase — encoded protein: MTTREGKTIDTVWSGTWVADRLGVRLRDAEGGAGGPRLTELLGLALRRNPKRAHLLVSQVLGKHVPQSPAAVYAAGYGLGERVRALLGADGAASAVVLGYAETATGLGHCVADGLGPAPYLHSTRRPVPGVEPAGGFEEAHSHATSHLLLPEDPALLAGSGPLVLVDDEFSTGNTVLNTIRDLHTRHPRSHYVVVALVDMRSAADRDRLTAFAAELGARVDLVALASGTVSLPPGVLAEGQALVEEHEAAADGIAPRPQAPAPADGPRPDHERVDLGWPARVPDGGRHGFTSAHREALDAALPALTDRLTAALGERPGRVLVLGNEELMYAPLRLAKALEEAGAAREVRFSTTTRSPVLAVDDPGYAIRTRLVFPAHDAPADGPGDRYAYNVAGAGFDAVVAVVDSAGDTPELRSGLLASLAPHTGRVLLAAVPSYVPDRQEQEPIMTEPITDEPITHETITRGPLREPLRGPAFSSYAAEDVGWLLQDLSGAELEAPTEEREEAIQAGGAHYAESLPVEYQPSPQYQNLYQSALTASAARIARAVGTVTETVLAERTPSPVLVSLARAGTPVGVLMRRWAQLRHGLDLPHYAVSIVRGRGIDANALRWLAAHHDPADVVFVDGWTGKGAITRELAAALTAHQQEEGGPGFNPEIVVLADPGSCVRTYGTREDFLIPSACLNSTVSGLVSRTVLRSDLVGPADFHGAKFYRELAGADVSVDFVDTVAARFGEVADAVAAEVKELLAADRTPAWEGWEAVERISEEYGIHDVNLVKPGVGETTRVLLRRVPWKILAQRGAGADLDHVRLLAEQRGVPVEEVDGLPYTCVGLIHPRFTRGATGADGKAVASK
- a CDS encoding O-methyltransferase; the encoded protein is MTKGNSTKITDDLYRYMLDHNPPLDEVQRGLVETTYAKFPDVAGMQSAQEQGPLLAFLVRLTGARHIVEVGTFTGFSALSMARALPADGRLIACDVSEEWTAYGREAWAAAGVADRIELRIAPALDTLRAMPAEPHIDMAYVDADKESQIAYWEELVPRLRPGGLIVTDNTLFHGTVLDESATGSAAGVRAFNEHVAADSRMESVMLAISDGLTLSRKRQTV